From Pectinophora gossypiella chromosome 16, ilPecGoss1.1, whole genome shotgun sequence, one genomic window encodes:
- the LOC126373804 gene encoding phosphoglucomutase: MPGVVVVNTNPYEGQKPGTSGLRKKVKVFLQENYTENFIQSILDANKDAIKGSTLVVGGDGRYLVKEVVDKIIKISAANGVAKLLVGQNGILSTPAVSCIIRKYKTLGGIVLTASHNPGGINNDFGIKFNCSNGGPAPDHTTNDIYALTTAIKEYRIVPDLVCPIDKIGVYTFTVEDRQFSVEVIDSVSDYVAYMKEIFDFPKIKTLIQGSEQRKPFNVLIDSMNGVTGPYVKKIFLEELGASQKNVTRITPLEDFGGAHPDPNLTYAADLVTAVKNGDYDFGAAFDGDGDRNMIIGRDAFFVTPSDSLAVLANHLEHIPYFQRSGVRGYARSMPTAAAVDRVAQKSGKEIFEVPTGWKYFGNLMDAGRLSLCGEESFGTGSDHVREKDGLWAALAWLSVLAATGDSVEDMLNKHWKEFGRNYFTRYDYEECASDPCNEMMQALEKTMTAPGFVGSAHASGGKTYVVKLADNFSYMDPIDQSVAMKQGLRIIFEDGSRIVMRLSGTGSSGATVRLYIDSYEATDVSGDAQVMLKPLIDVALQLSQLPKYTGRDAPTVIT, encoded by the exons ATGCCTGGTGTGGTTGTGGTGAACACAAATCCTTACGAAGGTCAGAAGCCGGGTACCAGCGGACTTCGTAAGAAAGTTAAAGTTTTTCTGCAAGAAAACTATACGGAGAACTTTATCCAGAGTATTCTGGACGCTAATAAGGATGCTATAAAGGGGTCGACGCTGGTGGTGGGCGGCGACGGACGATATTTGGTGAAAGAGGTGGTGGATAAAATCATCAAGATTTCAGCCGCAAATGGG GTAGCCAAACTATTGGTGGGACAGAACGGAATCCTCTCCACCCCAGCAGTATCCTGCATCATCAGAAAATACAAAACTCTTG GTGGCATAGTCCTAACCGCATCCCACAACCCTGGTGGTATCAACAATGACTTCGGCATTAAGTTTAACTGCAGCAATGGAGGACCGGCCCCGGACCACACCACCAATGACATCTACGCACTCACCACCGCTATCAAGGAGTACAGGATCGTGCCAGACCTGGTGTGCCCGATTGATAAAATTGGAGTGTACACTTTCACG GTGGAAGACCGCCAGTTCTCAGTGGAGGTCATAGACTCGGTGTCGGATTACGTGGCGTACATGAAAGAGATCTTCGACTTCCCCAAGATCAAGACCCTCATCCAGGGCTCCGAGCAACGCAAGCCGTTCAATGTTCTCATTGATTCTATGAACGGAG TAACGGGACCATACGTAAAGAAGATCTTCCTAGAAGAACTGGGAGCGTCGCAGAAGAACGTCACCCGCATCACGCCACTAGAAGACTTCGGGGGTGCGCACCCCGACCCGAACCTCACTTACGCGGCAGATCTGGTGACCGCCGTCAAGAACGGAGACTATGACTTCGGTGCGGCTTTCGATGGCGACG GTGATCGCAACATGATAATCGGTCGCGACGCGTTCTTCGTGACTCCCTCCGACTCGCTGGCGGTGCTGGCGAACCACCTGGAGCACATACCGTACTTCCAGAGGAGCGGAGTGCGCGGCTACGCCCGTAGCATGCCCACCGCGGCCGCCGTCGACAGAGTAGCACAGAAGAGCGGCAAGGAGATCTTCGAAGTTCCTACTG GTTGGAAATACTTCGGTAACCTGATGGACGCTGGACGGCTGTCCCTGTGTGGCGAGGAGAGTTTCGGCACGGGGTCGGACCACGTGCGTGAGAAGGACGGGCTGTGGGCCGCACTGGCCTGGCTGTCCGTCCTAGCCGCTACTGGGGACTCCGTGGAGGACATGCTCAACAAGCACTGGAAGGAGTTCGGCAGGAACTACTTCACCAG ATACGACTACGAGGAATGCGCCAGCGACCCGTGCAACGAGATGATGCAGGCGTTGGAGAAGACCATGACGGCGCCCGGCTTCGTGGGGTCGGCGCACGCCAGCGGCGGGAAGACCTACGTCGTGAAGCTGGCGGACAACTTCTCGTACATGGACCCCATCGACCAGAGCGTCGCCATGAAGCAG GGTCTCCGCATCATCTTCGAGGACGGCTCTCGTATAGTGATGCGGCTCAGCGGCACTGGCAGCTCTGGAGCCACCGTCAG acTGTACATAGACTCGTACGAAGCTACAGACGTGTCGGGAGACGCACAGGTGATGCTGAAGCCGCTGATAGACGTCGCCCTGCAGCTGTCCCAGCTGCCCAAGTACACCGGCCGCGACGCGCCCACCGTCATCACGTAG
- the LOC126373806 gene encoding sodium-coupled neutral amino acid transporter 9 homolog — MRGGDGDQSIASRSDGRSTDSEIFAVPSSDYSDCEYCEERRRELNNKRSGWYQSPSATTSHHQAPATSVTMHRSETAPLLSPAPVYRSITTTSDSLGPGELSSNEILSNYNKRHEKCVKPERKKQSSLVTIFSVWNTVMGSSLLTMAWGVERAGLPAALALFAVMSAVCLYTAYVLLQVNYYHGNETCEVPALCRVLLGRGAEALAHAFSIVVLLGANVVYWILITNFLYFTVNYFKDITSNSTVYNSSLLCPRHDGVNGSLLLPAPQPDPAYWALHSTVPVYVAFIVFPLLNFKNVTFFTKFNSLGTLSVAYLVIFVLVKGYTWGVNVIEWAGARAASHAAVLSGMLALSFYIHNIIITIMSGNERQENNGRDLTIAFILVTMTYTMVGAVFYICFPLAKSCIEDNILNNFEMHDVMTAVARLLLLFQVLTVYPLVAYMLRTEAILLLPFKDSRWLTVTINVVIVAICILVACFCPSIGTIIRYTGAVSGLVHIFVLPPLLQLRSLRLRGRLTCARAAALAAIAAAGVVNLGVQFFIQDDD; from the exons AATATTTGCGGTTCCTTCTTCGGATTATTCTGACTGCGAATATTGTGAAGAAAGAAGACgagaattaaataataaacgGAG CGGGTGGTACCAGTCACCATCAGCCACCACTAGTCACCACCAGGCACCAGCGACCAGCGTCACCATGCACCGCTCGGAGACAGCACCGCTGTTGTCACCAGCACCCGTCTACCGGAGTATCACCACCACCAGTGACTCCTTG ggTCCAGGCGAACTCTCTTCCAATGAAATTCTCTCAAACTATAACAAGAGACACGAAAAATGTGTAAAACCAGAACGCAAGAAGCAAAGCTCCCTGGTGACCAT CTTCTCAGTATGGAACACGGTGATGGGTTCGTCCTTGCTGACGATGGCTTGGGGTGTGGAGCGCGCGGGACTTCCCGCCGCGCTGGCGCTGTTTGCCGTGATGTCTGCCGTGTGCCTGTACACCGCGTATGTGCTACTCCAAGTCAACTACTATCATG GTAACGAGACATGCGAGGTGCCGGCGCTATGTCGGGTGCTCCTCGGGCGCGGGGCGGAGGCGCTGGCGCACGCCTTCTCCATCGTGGTGCTGCTGGGCGCCAACGTCGTCTACTGGATCCTCATCACCAACTTCCTCTACTTCACCGTCAATTACTTTAAAG ACATAACCTCAAACAGCACGGTGTACAACTCCTCGCTCCTGTGCCCGCGCCACGACGGGGTCAACGGCTCGCTGCTGCTGCCCGCGCCGCAGCCCGACCCCGCCTACTGGGCCCTGCACTCCACAGTGCCTGTCTACGTCGCCTTCATCGTATTCCCACTGCTCAACTTCAAGAACGTCACATTTTTCACCAAATTCAACTCTTTGG GCACCCTGTCAGTAGCCTACCTGGTGATCTTCGTGTTGGTGAAGGGATACACGTGGGGCGTGAACGTGATCGAGTGGGCCGGCGCACGCGCAGCCTCCCACGCGGCCGTGCTCAGCGGCATGCTGGCGCTGTCCTTCTACATacacaacatcatcatcaccatcatgaGCGGCAACGAGAGGCAAGAGAACAAT GGTCGAGATTTGACGATAGCGTTTATATTGGTGACGATGACGTACACGATGGTGGGGGCAGTGTTTTATATCTGTTTCCCACTCGCCAAGTCGTGTATTGAAGAC AACATTTTGAACAATTTCGAGATGCATGACGTTATGACTGCAGTTGCAAGGTTACTACTACTCTTTCAA GTGCTGACGGTATACCCGCTGGTAGCGTACATGCTCCGCACGGAGGCGATCCTGCTGCTACCATTCAAGGACAGCCGCTGGTTGACGGTCACCATCAATGTGGTCATCGTCGCTATCTGTATACTGGTCGCCTGCTTCTGTCCCAGCATCGGGACTATTATACG GTACACGGGCGCGGTGAGCGGGCTGGTGCACATCTTCGTGCTGCCGCCGCTGCTGCAGCTGCGCTCGCTGCGGCTGCGCGGGCGGCTcacgtgcgcgcgcgccgccgcgctgGCCGCCATCGCGGCCGCCGGGGTCGTTAACCTCGGCGTGCAGTTCTTCATTCAGGATGACGattaa